From Ictalurus punctatus breed USDA103 chromosome 26, Coco_2.0, whole genome shotgun sequence:
CACAAAACAATCTTATCTTACCACTAAGAGGTATTGTAAATGGAACTAAATCTAAAAAATACTATTTAGACAGGATATATTTTCCAGTCTGTTGAATAATATTGGCAGGTAAAAAGGTGGTAATTATCAGATAAGTAATATCCCCCCAGAAACCACCCCCAACGCTATCCCACTTCCCCATACATGAGCTCAGACTGCCACGATTGGATACTGTCAttatgattgacaggggagaaagAGGAGCTGCTTGGTGAATTATTTTCAGGGCAAAGAAATTAGATATCATAAAATCAGGACTAACACATTTTCTGAATATCGTTCAGTGTAAACTGACCAGACAGGAGCTACTTTAACttttaagttttttatttttatgaatgaaaCACACCGTCTGCCTTCCATCCAACTGTTCACTTAAAAATCCCCCTTTTATCCCTCGAGCTGTCAGTTAATGTACAGTAGTGCCGTGATGAATGTAGTGTTGAGCTCATTTCCTGCAGGATAGTTTTTGTCTGTGGACACTGAATGCTTGACGTGTTGACAGATACATAGCCTACTTGTGAGGAATGTGAGAAACAAGACTGACCCTGTCAAAACAATAACAGTGTGCCAAGaagtgtgtgtggctgtgttttCTTAACGTGACATATGGGTTGCACTTAAAACCGAGTGTGTGATACAGCAAACGACGGGAATACatttggaagtacagtaaagcTATGAAATTATATCCATGTATATTGCTTTATGTTTAAATCGTGGTTATCACAATTAGTCCTCCAATTTAGAAGCAAACAGTTTTATTGCTTGGAAGacgggggggaggggggaggggggagggggggggggtttccccAGCGCATTGCGTTCCTTTTAATACGAGCCTTTAAATTAGACAGAGTCCACTCAATAGTCAGGTTACTTGAGTGtatctttttaaatgtaaatataaacgcTATTAGATTAAAATCAGTAAGCGAATAAACAAAGATAATTAAATAGCGAGACCGCAGAGTCCATAGAATCTGGTCTGTAATGTTAGATGATCAGCTTGGTAAGTTTTGCTGAGCTCATCAATATCACTGTTGGTCTATGTCTAACTGATTGGGGATGCTAAAAATGGTCATGATTTGAAATATGGTTATTCGTGCAGGCATCCGCGGGAACGTTTATGAAGTACAGATTTGGGTCTTACAGATTTGAGCGAtactcaaaaaaaataattgactCCTTTCAGAGGTTCTTTCACAGATGATTAGATTTTGCTTCTATTTTTAAATTTCACTCTGTGCAGATCTGTTTGTAATGTGGCTTTCCACTCGCTCATACTTTCTTTtgcgtgtgcacacacacacacacacacacacacacacacacacacacacacacacacacacacacacacacaaaaacacacgaatatatatttatatatgtatgtgtatgcgtgtgtgggTTAAACCTGAAGTCAGCATTACCATAGAAACGTGTTTTTCTGAGTCCTTATCTCCCAGCTAGACCAGGGCTGCAAAGTCAGCAGCTCTCAAAGCCAGTACAGTGAAGATAGTACACTCGGAGCTGGGATTCTAAGCAGTGTGTGAAAGTGAATGTGCCGCTTGCTGTTTTGTCCCATTGCCATTTTGAAGGTCATTAATTCAGTGCCAACTGCAAGCTCATTCACAGCTTCAGTAACATCTCATTGCATTGTGTGTGAGCTGGTCCTCAGTACATAATGCTTCAAAGTTCAGTACTATTTAGGCGTATCTACGCTGCTGGAGATTccaatttttgttgttgtgcgTGCCAAAAAAAGCCGTTATATTGGTCTACTGTGGACCATAGTATACAATCAAAAAGGTTCAGCATgtttttgagctttttttttagaacGATTTTGAGCTtgtaaatacagttttaatGCTATTCAATTTGATAGCTGTTATGTACACAGTTTCTGAATGTTTTGAAGAACATGTTAATGTCAGTGTTGAAGACTGTAGGACTTTCTTTCCATGGACATTTTTCAATGAGTTGGCATTGTCGGCATGTTTGTAGAAAGTTTTTAGTAACCAGCGAGGGAATGATTTTGAATATCCACTGAGGTGTAAGCTGCTAACTGTGTTAGTGAACagatacacatatatatgctaCTAGAAGCGCAATGCCCCAAAATGTTTGGTGTAAATGTTCACAGCCTGCATTCTGTGAATTGATGACGATTCACAATTAACTTGTGGTGTTAGGCTATTtaactgtgtaaaaaaaaaaaaaaaaaaaaaaaaaggtagctagctagcacacTAGCAGTAGGTGTGGATCATATGGCAAAGATATCATGTCACAATATTTTGATTTTCACACCACTCGAatagaagcagaaaaaaactgtcgcatttaaaaaaaaattacaactatttaaaaattaaaaggaGGGGAAAAAGTACCATTACCATGCTGGCTAACGTGAGAGACTCTTAGCATATTCACTAATATCAAATTAGCGCTCACACTAGCCTTAACCAGTGGCtcattttatttagcatttatgcaagaagtctcaggtgtcagtgctttgtaatggtGTATAGGTTTTTGACCGCAGGAGagacttcaggacagaggactttgcactttcatgtgtttttatttttgcttattaactTCCAGACAGAAAACCGAGAAGCTGATGAAAGAACCACCTCAATTCTCTGAGTGCTGTTCACATGAGTGCTATTAACTTGCTTCTTAATGctactttttattcattcattcattcattcattcatgctaACTCTCTTGTTCTAgttcaggtttttatttttagaatttcATACCTCAAACTAAATATTTTCTTGACAAGCCAATGTACATCACAAAAACACTTTCTCTATACATCCTGGAAGAGAAAATAGAAATAACACATGCACACTTGACCAAATAACATTAACATGGCTGACAGACCAGATAGCACAGTATGAATACTGTAGCCCTGATGCCTACTAGCTTTCATTCGTAATTAATGACTTTAAATCTGTACGACTTAAGAGGCCTAGCTTTATCATGAATCATTGCATGGCAGGATAAAGGACAGCTGGCAACCCTTTTATCTGCGACTGAGTTTGTGGAGCCTCCAGGCCTCAAGTGCCTTGTTGCTTTCATTAAAAGATTGCGACTGAAGCCAAAAGTGACCTCATCAGGGAGTTTTGGTTCATCGGCAGTCACTGGTTCTGAGAGAACGATGGGCCAGTGCATGTCGtctcttctttatttatttctgaagtGCATGTTCTGTATCGTCGTCATtcaaaggctgtgaaaatgacATGGAAAAGGATGAGAAAGCGATTGATGAACATAATTTCAGTAACCAACAGAGTTCTAGGAACTGGTTAATCTTTCAGCACAAACCATTCGGCAATACGTAATGTTGAATTGCTAAcggaaaaataaaatgctgtgtAGCTGAAGTTGAATtgaaatataaagtatattaaTGGTCGATGTATGTTGATTTCGTTCGGGTTTTATCACgaacatttaattttatgaGTTAATTTTAATGTTAGTGTGTGCCAATAAAGAGTAACACCAAAAAAGCATATACGGACCGATAACTGtcagttttgggggtttttttttactcattaatTAAGAAATTGGCTATTGGAAGCACATTTTTTGTTCTGATTGCTGACCTTGAACAGCAGTTTCATGTCAGAAGACTCCCCTTTATAGATGGATGTCTTGTCACATATGTGTTGAAGGTTGGGGTTCATGCATATGAAGCTTCTTTATCTTTATTGATTATGGTATAAATTTTGCACAGGTTACACCAGGGACACGTCTTTTCTGGAGATGGTGGTGGACATCGTACAGGAACTGAAGATGGCCAATCCTAATCTTGTATACGGTCAGTAGTTTGACTTTTAAAGAGAATTTTACTCAACATTGTGTTCAGTTATCGCGTGATAGTTTATGTAGTAACCTGGAATCTTGTACACTGCTTTCTTATCTACAGTGTGTGACCCTGTCCTGGGTGATCATGGTTCAATGGTGAGCCTTTTGTGCATGTTTACTACTCTGTCCTCTGTTGCTTTGGTCTCATTGACGTTCTTTCATTTCTTCTGTGTTAGTAATGTTCTGTAGTTTTGACAGACGGGTCTGTCTGTCTTTGCGCAGTGGATTGCATGTACATGTGTTCGAGATTGTCGGGTGGAGAGAAAACAAGAATAGAGATGTAGGGAGGAATGAAATGCATGACCATTCCTGCAGCATGTTGGAGGACCATGTCTTCTTTACTGCTGCCAGGTTGCATTTAGTACAAAATCTCTTGCTCTGTCAGCTGGGAGACCTGTTCAGAAGAACTCATGTCTTTATGActcatactgtacataatgcctgtgtgtgtgcatgatatAAACACTAGAGTTTAACGTGAAGAGCATAAAGGCATTAGTGTATTGTTTCATTACGCACGGCCGTGTTTAAAATGATCTTGTCACATGATGTTTGCTGTCAAGTATGATACCAAGTGTGTGATGTTTACAATATATCATGGTCATATatcctttcctttctctcttacCTTAGTATGTGCCTCAGAATCTGTATCCGGTCTATAAGGAGAAAGTAGTACCAGTGGCAGATATCATCACGCCTAACCAGTTTGAGGCAGAGTAAGTACGGTAGTGTCGTGTGTAAACATTCCACAGTTGAATATTTATGATCCtatgtaataaaacaaaaaagaccaAATGACCTTGTCAATTAATGTAGGAAAAGGGATGGGAATTTCCCCTATTTTCTTCCCCGTTCGGTCACCTACCAGCTAGCTCTCACCTATCGCACAACACCTACCAACCTGGGAAGGTGAAGGTTAACAGGTGCTTCCTcagagacacatgaagccataccgctgtatatttttaaagcgctatctgcccgaAGCTAACATGCACCTGCagttggctagtgtcactgtgggTGTCAGGGAGAGATAGTATGCTATCCAGGGTCACAGGTTTTCTGTTCTGCAGCTCGGAAGCCCAAtggctttttattttcacatgtttttaaattaacaatTTTTAAGCTTTGCTCCAGAAGGCACTTATTTAGTCCTGCATCGTCTGCGGGTGAATCTCAAATAGTGCCGTGCACTGCGTAGGTTCTACAACGCCAATATGTCATACCCTAATTAGGATTAAATGTAGAAAATTGTTCAGAATGACAAACTGAAGAAGTCTTTGAAGTGCAAGTATTAACTTTCTTAACCAAAAGGATACAAATTGATGTAGATTCTGTCAGGCAGTATAAAACGATGACCTCATGTTTGAATACAATTTTAAAAGAAACTTGACAGCcctgttgtgtgtctgtgtgtgtgtaagtgtgtgtgtggctcaacCCCTGGACTTTGTAATCCATTAATGTATGTGTTGTTGGCGTCCTTCTACTGTTCTTGTCATACCAGCGTAAGTGTTAAACTGCCGCCTTCTGTGTTTGCGCATTGATCTGGGTTTAGACTAATGATGTGCTTTTTATGGGTCCGAGTTTTGTTAATTAATAAAAGTTCATTCTTGGTGCGGCGTTTGCATCATGTGTGCGTGGGCGTGTGTGAGATTCTTCTGCATGAAGCTGAATCGTGATTTATATGCGAAATAATTGGCTTTCAGCCACTACACAATCAATTAACGTCAGAAGGCTTTATTTATCAGTAGTTCTGTGTCTCCCCCTGATGGCCCGGAAAAAGAACTGCTATTACTATTAGTGAATAATTATCATTTAATTAGCATGATAATCACAATTATTAGATTACTGCACTGAATTATTAAAGCAGTTATCTGTAGTGCTCATCTGAATTCCCTTTGAGTAGTTTAGCATTAATATGAAAAGTTCTTAATGTTAGACTCAGAAATGAGCAGTGATGAAAGGTCTGCAAGACACGCGCTGTGTTCAAAACCATAcaatcaccttttctttttttttcttcatttttaggCTCTTGACAGGAAAGACTATCAGCACAGAGAAAGATGCAGTAGAGGTAAGAGTGCAAAGTATACATAATGTCTTCAaggaaaactttaaaaaaaaaaaaaaaaaaatttaaaatttttttcttgTCTTCTTTGTGCCCCCGTCCTTGGACCTTTTGATTAAGTTTCttgaataaatgtgtaaataaatctcTGTCTGCTAGGTGATGGATCTGCTCCATAATATGGGTCCGGACACGGTGGTCATCACCAGCTCTGATCTGCCGCCTAGCCTTGGAGACCGCTTCCTGGTTTCACTCGGCAGCCAACGCATTGGTACGTGTTTGTGCCAGcttgtgtgagcgtgtgtgaagATTTTTAAATGTTCGTCTTCATATTGTTACTCCCACTGCCCCACAACATTTTGGTACAAAGCAATATGACCAAATTTAGCTAAATGTTGTgcatccaaaaacaaaccttACATTTATTCTAATGGCCAATTCATACCAGATGTCACTGCTGCCGAAGTGTTTTTTGATGCACATAAATTTTAGCACTCATTTAACAAGCACACCAGCTGTCTCGGAGGCCCTCCTGGTATGTTGTCCGTGTTTTACACATCctctccattttcttttttcactcgTGTACAAGTGAAGCATTTTCACCAATGTAAGTGGTAAACACAGGATTTCATTGCAGCTTGTGCATGCTGTGGTTtgtaggggggaaaaacacttttaaaatgaGCTTTATAGTTCTCACACCATATCCAGGGCGAGTGCTGAAGATTGCAATTATCTTGTCATAGTGTAGCGTCTAGAAGAATCTACTCAACATGACTAAAGACCACGGATACAAATGATTTACTGGATGCAGTGTTGATCCCAGTCACTCAGGAGAAAGGAAGTTTTAAAGGCTTCTGTTTTAGTGGTTGGGGTAAAGCTGGTATCAGACATAAACATATATTCCTAATACCAGTTTGTACCTGGCATCACCTGCTTCTAATATAGACAGACTAGAAAAGCCAACATGGCTCTTTATTTTTAGTCAATAGTAAATACACCATCAAAGCTATAGATGTTAGCTAGACATGAATCCTGAGGAAAAGCTTAATAaaaacttgtatttaaacaaaaacagtataAAGACgtggtatttgatgttttacctaatcaactgcatagttttttgaagataaatgtttatattgaaagTGATGCATGCagcacgttccaaaaaagttgggacaggggcaatttatgactaatagcgatgtgttaagttgaaataagaaggtgatgtgaaacaggtgaggcgatcgtctaatcatagtatttaaggagcctccaaaaagtcatagtccttcaagagcaaggatgggtcgaggctcgccaatctgccaacagatcaGCGTCAGCGAATattccaacactttgagaacaacattccccaaagacaaatcggcaGGATTTttggcatttcaccttctacagtgcacaatataattaaaagattagaggaatccggtcaaatcacggggcgtaaagggcgaggctgaaaaccacttctgaatgcgtgtgatctctgatccctcagacgtcactgtcttaaaaaccttCATGAGTCtataatggagatcctgacatgggctcgggaatactttagTAAagctttgtcagtcaacaccattcgccgctgcatccacagatgcaggttaaggctttactatgcaaagcagaagccatacatcaacactgtcctgaGTGACTTCTCTGTGCTCGGTCTCATCAAAGATGGACAATAGCACAGTGCAATCGTGCTTTGTGGTcagacgagtcgacatttcaaatagtttttgggcAAAACAggcgtcgtgttctccgggccaaagaggaaaaggaccatccaagctgttatcagcgtcaggtccaaaagccagcgtctctcatggtatgggggtgtgtcagtgcccatggcatgggtaacttgcacgtCTGTGAGAGCATCATTACTGCAGAAAgttatgtacacattttggagcaacatatgcttccatccatagcaggacaacgccaaactacactctgcccggattacaagcgcatggttgcataagcagagagtgtgggtgctagcatggccttcctgcagtcctgacctgtctctcattgagaatgtgtggtgcataatgaagcacaaaataagccaatgaatgggggaaattccgcttgctaaacttaaccaaagtcttcagcgcccaaacgcttaagtgttattaaaagaaaaggtgatgttacacagtggtaaacagtcgactgtcccaatttttttttggagtgtgtttcagtcatcagatttgaaatgagtgtatattttcaaaaataaattaaattcacaaagtaaaacctCAAAttatgtgttttcaatatagtacagggtgaattgaattttcaaatgactctttttggggttttttggggttttttttcacattttccatactgtcccaactttttcggaattggtgTGGTATGGAGTAATAATTAAGATGGGATTCTAATTactttgttcatttcttttgaTTGCACTGCAGTAATGCCGGACGGCACGTTCACGACCCAGCGGATACGGATAGAGGTGCCCAAAGTAGACGCAGTGTTTGTTGGGACGGGTGACCTGTTTGCAGCTATGCTGCTGGCTTGGACACACCATTACCCTACAGACCTGAAGGTATATccggcatacacacacatctatagAGTCAACATGCTACTCATTACTTATGTCCATTTTTCTCTTTATAGATGGCGTGTGAGAAAACGTTCTCAGTCATGTACCATGTAATTCAGAGGACCATTTCTTATGCCTTCGGTAACTAttagactctgtgtgtgtgtgtgttttggagtaTTCAATTGACACCCCCGCACCCCCCAGCTGAATTTTATTTCCTCTCTTCCCAGAGATGGCAGGTCCTGGCAGAAAACCGAACCCGGCCCAGCTCGAGCTACGAATGATTCAGAGCAAAGCAGACATTGAGGATCCAGCCATCGTAATGGAGGCCACTGTTCTATAGAAactccatgtacacacacacacacacacacacacacacacacacacacacacacaccattcccCTCTCCCCATGCCACAATCGCACAATGTATAGATGTTGTACATTTTTGGATCTGTAATGTGACATTGCCTTAGAAATCTTGAACAGAGCACAACATTTCATTCAAAGGGAGAAATAGCAGGGTATGGCCACATCGACgagcagcagagagagagagagagagaaggacagaatGCTGTGAtgaaagagaggaaagagaaaaatctcttttcttCAGCTATTTTCCTCTCTAACCATGTCTCCTTCTCTGCACTCATCTTAAACCCCTGTTTGTCCTGCACATTGAGGAAGCAATCACATGCCTGTTTAATCAAATTTACCTGAGAAACTGCCAGCACTGAAACGAGCTAAAGTGAAGTGGTTAATTAGCATATCATTAAGCCATCATCATTAAGGCAATTCAATCTTCACAATGGAAGTTTTATGTGATAAAATGTAGGCCAGCTCTGGAAAAAGATTTGTAGGCCCCTCTTGCATGGATGTTCAGGGGGGAAAATACTGTGATTGTTATTTTATTGCACGAACAcatgcctttaaaaaaattgtcttgtaccatgttttttttttttttttttttctttctttttttttagttctcaTTTATGTCTGCATGCTTGAAATGCGGGAGTAGCATTTCCACATGTTTTAAACTGTCTTAGAAATATCTATGCTGCTGTTGTTTCATTCCATGTTTTAAAGATTTACACGAAAGAATATTtcgagagcagagtatttttgtggaatttttttttaacaaaaggttaaacaaaaaattTTTCACTGctgcctttgctcatatttactaagggtgccagtattagtggagggcactgtattgtGTTAACCggtagctagcaagctagctgaCATTTGGCTAACTATTATATTGTAAAAACCTGTAATCAATgttgctagcaagctagctaacactaGACAAGCTACTGTATTGTGTAAAACAAGACATGTATGAATTGACAATAATTAATTCGGCCTCTGCCTACAAAATATTATGCATTTATTCAcactttttgtttacttttgtttcATATCGTGAAGGAGAGTAACTGATTCCTAAAATCagctttagcttttttttttaaaaacgtgtggtgttttttttttttttttttttttttttgggggggggggggggggtttctttttttgttttctctattATTTTCCTACTTTTTTCCTTCACCGACTAGACTCAGTAGCTTAGCGCTATAGTTTAATAATTTAAACAGTTATAAATAGCAGATATACTACAACATTCAACACCTCTTCtcatttctgttctgttttctcATTCATCCATGCTGGCCATGTTCGACATCTTCCTTGCCAAGGACCTGTGACTTTTTTAGCTTGTGTTGTTTCAGAAATCGTGTCCATGTGCAGGACCAGTCAGGGGTCAGTGTTGCTCTCGATGTTGCACTTCCTCCTCACCTTTTCATAAAAGCGATGATGTATTAAATGTATGGTCTAGCGTGTATCTGTACATGTGAACGTATGAACGTGTTTAAGCGGGTGGaagaattgtgtgtgtatatatctatatacatattTGTGTCCTTAGGTAAGATGTGAAGGTGTAATGCGGGTATTTGGGGGacatgtatatttaaaaaaaaaaaaaaaagaagaaaaaaaagaatcgtaCTGATACCTGAAATTTTCTGTGGTTGCTGACCCAAGAACAGCTTTGTTTTCTCTTGGGAGAGTTAGTGATAGACTTTTGAAATAAAAGAGCCTAATCCGAGATCAGCACAGGAAGATAACTTCTATCTGAAGCTCTTTGAAATTGACTGTAGGCTAACTGCCTCCACGAGTACCAGGCACTGCCAATATGTGTTTATAGGTTGGATTTTGGTGGGAGTGAGGGTATtaaaaggggggagggggtcCATGTATCGGTCTTCTTGTAAGACAGTTTTCCCACCTTGTCATGGCCTATGACATCCCCGATAGAAATCTAACAATAGCAATGCGGCTCACATTCTCAGTGGGCAAGCGAATATTTTTGACTGTTATCACAGTGTTAGCGCATTCCCTGAGGGAAATATAGGATGGAAGTTTTGCAGTGTACtacaacatttttgtttgtttcatgtaCATAGTGTATGTAATAATGTATATCAGTCTGTGGAATTTGTGTGGTGTTGATTGTATGACTGTGGCTCAAAAGTGACCAAATGTTACATGTCAATAGGGGTTGATGATGAGCTCCCTCATGTGGACTGGAGGTGAGATTGTCTTAAGTATTTTCTAGCATCTTCGTGATTAGTTAGGACCCAAAACAATCTTTAATCCTAGTCCTCTGTTCTGTTGTTGCCAATATGTAGTTGGATGTGGTACTGCCATCACATTGCCACCTTTTAGTGTTGATATAGCTAGTAATATGAACTCTGTATTCTTAAGGGCCAAAGCATTTTATAATGATCTAGATCACTGTTTCCCAATCCAGTTTTTGGGTCCAATTTGTTTGCTGTATGCAGCTCAACTTTAATTACTCAACTGTATAATAATCTCCCAACACACAGGCCTTTCGAACATCTTATTGTGAAGTTTGTTGATGCTTGCAAGCATTAGTGGTCAAGTCAACATGACTATAGACTTTACGAGCATTACTTGCCCAGAAgggaaattttgctgaaaaagTGGTTTACTAATGATAAGTATGGAATAAAATTGACTGGGTGTGCTGTTACCATATTgaagtgaattattttcctataacataaCATCCCAAAGTGTTATGTTAAGTATTCCTCCTATACCatgcaatttgccaatgattaaaaTTTCctttaattaaagaacattACATCATACTTTTATCAGGTTAGAGTCACATTTAACAGACATTCCCTTATATTCCCAGCtttaaacacactttatttatttatttatttgtttgtttgtttgtttgtttgtttgtttatttattattctctctctctctctgagctaatactttttttttctttttttaatgcagattGTTGTACAACTTAACAATCACAAAGTGCAAAATCCTCTGCCTTCCCCACAGAGGAAAACGGAAAGGAATGGCATTGAAAGAGCAAGTTTCTCCACTTATTGTTGGGCTTAAATTATATAAGCATCTGATGTACCTGCAAAGGAGTTATTACAATAAAAACAGGTTTAGCTGCcaatactgtcagagctgctgttacagagaaTTAATCACACCCTTCTG
This genomic window contains:
- the pdxkb gene encoding pyridoxal (pyridoxine, vitamin B6) kinase b; the protein is MLHVLQFGVWLLKLPSRIPSWKQSEPVGCSSCGSQSVKPRCCRAKRAELSNNFMRDMECRVLSIQSHVVRGYVGNKSASFPLQVMGFEVDSINSVQFSNHTGYAHWKGQVVTADELHVLYEGIKLNNVNHYDYVLTGYTRDTSFLEMVVDIVQELKMANPNLVYVCDPVLGDHGSMYVPQNLYPVYKEKVVPVADIITPNQFEAELLTGKTISTEKDAVEVMDLLHNMGPDTVVITSSDLPPSLGDRFLVSLGSQRIVMPDGTFTTQRIRIEVPKVDAVFVGTGDLFAAMLLAWTHHYPTDLKMACEKTFSVMYHVIQRTISYAFEMAGPGRKPNPAQLELRMIQSKADIEDPAIVMEATVL